A DNA window from Calliphora vicina chromosome 1, idCalVici1.1, whole genome shotgun sequence contains the following coding sequences:
- the Xport-A gene encoding uncharacterized protein Xport-A, which produces MKSKRGAFANSATGYSKRHNSHTNKSNNKSSKSPESTAAEKKCKNAEKAAEKPIVEDPDTDLNSGFGDYLRSNEGVEMMKIFIFANTVMVIVTMAWPHVKMQYFWFMEWLESYQQESY; this is translated from the exons ATGAAATCGAAAAGAGGCGCTTTTGCCAATTCCGCCACCGGTTATAGTAAACGCCATAATTCTCATACAAATAAATCTAATAATAAATCCTCAAAATCACCAGAATCTACTGCAGCTGAGAAGAAATGCAAAAATGCTGAGAAGGCAGCAGAGAAACCGATTGTGGAGGATCCAGATACTGATTTGAATTCAGGTTTTGGTGATTACTTGAGATCAAATGAGG GTGTTGAAATGATGAAAATCTTTATATTCGCCAATACAGTTATGGTGATTGTTACAATGGCCTGGCCTCATGtcaaaatgcaatatttttggtttatgGAATGGTTGGAATCCTATCAACAAGAATCATACTAA